The Streptomyces camelliae genome window below encodes:
- the iolC gene encoding 5-dehydro-2-deoxygluconokinase encodes MPFEVLTIGRVGVDVYPLQTGVGLAEVTSFGKYLGGSPTNVAVAAARYGHSAAVITKTGRDPFGDFVRTALDGYGVDGRYVGVSDIAPTPVTFCEIFPPDDFPLYFYRLPKAPDLDIRPAELDLDAVREAAVFWVTGTGLSEEPSRSATLAALAHRAKAGITVFDLDWRPMFWPSEVSGYRLGPAEARTYYAEALRNTTVAVGNLDECEVATGVREPYAAAEALLAAGVELAVVKQGPKGVLAMDRSGAAVEVPPIPVDVVNGLGAGDAFGGALCHGLLSGWDTERAIAFANAAGAIVAGRPACSEAMPTEAEVEDKLREAALATTIERKA; translated from the coding sequence ATGCCGTTCGAAGTGCTGACCATCGGCCGTGTGGGAGTGGATGTGTATCCGCTCCAGACCGGCGTCGGGCTGGCGGAGGTCACGTCGTTCGGCAAGTACCTCGGCGGCTCCCCCACGAACGTCGCGGTGGCCGCCGCCCGCTACGGACACTCCGCGGCCGTGATCACCAAAACGGGCCGGGACCCGTTCGGCGACTTCGTCCGCACCGCCCTGGACGGCTACGGCGTGGACGGCCGCTACGTCGGTGTCTCGGACATCGCGCCGACCCCGGTGACGTTCTGCGAGATCTTCCCGCCGGACGACTTCCCGCTGTACTTCTACCGCCTGCCCAAGGCCCCCGACCTGGACATCCGACCGGCGGAACTGGACCTGGACGCGGTGCGCGAGGCGGCCGTGTTCTGGGTGACCGGGACCGGGCTGAGCGAGGAACCGAGCCGCTCGGCCACCCTGGCCGCGCTGGCGCACCGGGCCAAGGCCGGGATCACGGTCTTCGACCTGGACTGGCGGCCGATGTTCTGGCCCTCGGAGGTCAGCGGCTACCGCCTGGGACCGGCCGAGGCGCGCACGTACTACGCCGAGGCGCTGCGGAACACCACGGTCGCGGTCGGCAATCTCGACGAGTGCGAGGTCGCCACCGGCGTGCGCGAGCCGTACGCCGCCGCCGAGGCGCTGCTCGCGGCCGGGGTGGAACTGGCCGTGGTCAAGCAGGGCCCGAAGGGCGTGCTCGCCATGGACCGCAGCGGTGCGGCCGTGGAGGTACCGCCGATTCCGGTGGACGTCGTCAACGGGCTCGGCGCGGGTGACGCCTTCGGCGGGGCCCTGTGCCATGGGCTGCTGTCCGGCTGGGACACCGAACGCGCGATCGCCTTCGCCAACGCGGCCGGCGCCATCGTCGCGGGCCGGCCGGCCTGCTCCGAGGCGATGCCGACCGAGGCCGAGGTCGAGGACAAGCTCCGCGAGGCCGCCCTCGCCACCACCATCGAACGAAAGGCGTGA
- a CDS encoding Cgl0159 family (beta/alpha)8-fold protein yields the protein MSDKVSRIVQARVKDPGAIAAAAARRVKATSPLGEHGKTMIIAADHPARGANAVGGDPTAMADRAELLDRLCIALERPGVTGVLGTADILEDLLLLGVLDGKSVFGSMNRGGLAGSVFEIDDRFTGYDAETIAAMGFDGGKTLTRIALGDPATPSVLENTAHAVNELNDRRLIAMVEPFVSEWQDGRIRNDLSTEAVIKSVTIASGLGRRTAYTWLKLPVVPGMERVLAASTLPAVLLGGEVTDPEAAFASWGKALKLPTAQGLVVGRSLLYPAGGDVAGAVDKAVSLL from the coding sequence CTGTCCGACAAGGTGAGCCGGATCGTGCAGGCCCGCGTCAAGGACCCCGGCGCGATCGCGGCGGCCGCCGCCCGCCGGGTGAAGGCGACCTCGCCGCTCGGCGAGCACGGCAAGACGATGATCATCGCCGCCGACCACCCCGCCCGAGGCGCCAACGCCGTCGGCGGCGATCCGACGGCCATGGCCGACCGCGCCGAACTCCTCGACCGGCTGTGCATCGCCCTGGAACGCCCGGGTGTCACCGGCGTCCTGGGCACCGCCGACATTCTCGAAGACCTGCTCCTGCTCGGCGTCCTGGACGGCAAGAGCGTCTTCGGTTCCATGAACCGGGGCGGTCTGGCGGGCTCGGTCTTCGAGATCGACGACCGGTTCACCGGCTACGACGCCGAGACCATCGCCGCGATGGGCTTCGACGGTGGCAAGACCCTCACCCGTATCGCGCTGGGCGACCCGGCGACCCCGTCGGTGCTGGAGAACACCGCCCACGCGGTCAACGAACTGAATGACCGCCGGCTCATCGCGATGGTCGAGCCGTTCGTCTCGGAATGGCAGGACGGCAGGATCCGCAACGACCTCTCCACCGAGGCCGTCATCAAGTCCGTCACGATCGCCTCGGGGCTCGGCCGCCGTACCGCCTACACCTGGCTGAAGCTCCCGGTCGTCCCCGGCATGGAGCGCGTCCTGGCCGCCTCCACGCTGCCGGCGGTGCTGCTGGGCGGCGAGGTCACCGACCCCGAGGCCGCCTTCGCCTCCTGGGGCAAGGCGCTGAAGCTGCCCACCGCGCAGGGCCTGGTCGTGGGCCGCTCCCTGCTCTACCCCGCCGGCGGCGACGTCGCCGGCGCCGTCGACAAGGCGGTGAGCCTGCTGTGA
- the iolB gene encoding 5-deoxy-glucuronate isomerase yields MTTDSAYVIPGGTSGEDPYDLVVTPESAGWGYSGLRILTLEPGAVHTLSSGDSEFLVLPLTGGCTVAVEGQVFELTGRAGVFSSATDFAYVPRASQAMISSASGGRFALPSARTERGGLPARYGRKEDVPVELRGADACSRQVNNYCLPGTFDAEQLLVCEVLTPGGNWSSYPPHKHDEARPGQESELEEIYYFEVSGGENGFGYQRVYGTPERPIDVLAEVRSGDTVLIPHGWHGPSIAAPGYDLYYLNVMAGPGQDRAWLICDDPAHGWVRSTWDTQDVDDRLPFGANR; encoded by the coding sequence GTGACCACCGACAGCGCGTACGTCATCCCGGGCGGGACGTCGGGCGAGGACCCGTACGACCTCGTCGTCACGCCCGAGTCGGCGGGCTGGGGATACTCCGGCCTCAGGATCCTGACCCTGGAGCCGGGCGCGGTGCACACCCTGTCCAGCGGGGACTCCGAGTTCCTCGTGCTGCCCCTGACGGGCGGCTGCACCGTCGCCGTCGAGGGGCAGGTCTTCGAACTCACCGGCCGGGCCGGCGTGTTCAGCTCGGCCACCGACTTCGCATACGTTCCGCGCGCGTCGCAGGCCATGATCAGCAGCGCCTCCGGCGGGAGGTTCGCACTGCCCTCCGCCCGTACCGAGCGAGGTGGCCTCCCCGCTCGGTACGGGCGCAAGGAAGACGTGCCGGTGGAGCTGCGGGGCGCGGATGCCTGCTCGCGGCAGGTGAACAACTACTGCCTGCCCGGGACCTTCGACGCCGAGCAGCTGCTGGTGTGCGAGGTCCTCACGCCGGGTGGCAACTGGTCGTCGTACCCGCCGCACAAGCACGACGAGGCGCGTCCGGGCCAGGAGTCGGAGCTGGAGGAGATCTACTACTTCGAGGTCTCCGGCGGCGAGAACGGCTTCGGCTACCAGCGCGTCTACGGCACCCCCGAGCGGCCGATCGACGTCCTGGCCGAGGTCCGCTCCGGCGACACGGTGCTGATCCCGCACGGCTGGCACGGCCCGTCCATCGCCGCGCCCGGCTACGACCTGTACTACCTCAACGTCATGGCAGGCCCCGGTCAGGACCGTGCCTGGCTGATCTGCGACGACCCCGCCCACGGCTGGGTCCGCTCCACCTGGGACACCCAGGACGTGGACGACCGGCTGCCCTTCGGAGCGAACCGATGA